A DNA window from Brassica napus cultivar Da-Ae chromosome C1, Da-Ae, whole genome shotgun sequence contains the following coding sequences:
- the LOC106455055 gene encoding aspartyl protease UND, whose translation MQENNPSNKKEVHTKTESMPLFFRLIKGCKRQTTFLIIMAISLTFCTAILISLIALSCPYRCTSHPRLALSLIHSKSIKSKESPKTKVGYLRSKSASASSLDNIWTTYTADIVSHVTPITRQAAFLANISIGDPPVPQLLLIDTGSDLTWIQCHPCKCYPQTIPFYRPSRSSTYRDASCEPAPHAMPRISHDERTKTCQYYLRYRDNSSTRGTLAEEKLTFQTSDDGLVSKQDIVIGCGQDNSGFTQYSGVLGLGPGKFSIVTRYFGSRFSYCFGSLTDLTNPHNILILGDGARNEGDPTPLHIFQDRYYLDLQAISLGQKLLDIKPGVFKRFGSQGGTVIDTGCSPTILARDAYDTLFEEINFLLGDVLTRVKDWDQYTKPCYEGNMKGNFIGFPVVTFHFAGGAELTLDFESLFVESEDGESFCLAMSMNTLDDMSVIGAMAQQHYNVGYDLLTMNVYFQRTDCEILDS comes from the coding sequence ATGCAAGAAAATAATCCCTCTAACAAAAAAGAAGTTCACACAAAGACAGAGTCAATGCCATTGTTTTTTCGACTCATTAAAGGATGCAAGAGACAAACCACTTTCTTGATCATAATGGCTATCTCTCTAACATTTTGTACCGCCATTCTAATCTCACTGATCGCTCTCTCGTGCCCCTACCGATGCACATCGCATCCCCGACTTGCGTTAAGTCTAATACACTCAAAATCAATCAAATCCAAAGAATCACCGAAGACAAAAGTTGGTTACTTGCGTTCCAAGTCAGCTTCCGCATCCAGTCTAGATAACATATGGACCACATACACAGCAGATATCGTCTCGCATGTAACTCCTATCACACGTCAAGCAGCATTCCTCGCCAACATCTCTATCGGCGACCCACCAGTCCCTCAACTTCTACTCATAGACACAGGTAGTGACTTGACTTGGATCCAATGTCATCCCTGCAAATGTTACCCTCAAACGATCCCATTTTACCGCCCTTCAAGATCTTCCACTTACCGTGACGCTTCATGCGAACCCGCACCACACGCCATGCCCCGAATCTCTCATGACGAAAGAACCAAAACATGCCAATACTACCTCCGCTACCGCGACAATTCAAGCACTAGAGGTACCTTAGCTGAGGAAAAGCTCACGTTTCAAACATCAGACGACGGTTTGGTCTCTAAACAAGACATTGTTATAGGCTGCGGACAAGACAACTCCGGTTTTACTCAATACAGCGGCGTGCTAGGTTTAGGACCAGGTAAGTTCTCCATAGTTACTCGCTACTTTGGCTCTAGATTCTCTTACTGCTTTGGTAGCTTAACCGATCTGACCAACCCACACAACATTCTTATCCTCGGAGACGGCGCCAGAAACGAAGGTGATCCAACACCTTTACATATATTCCAAGACCGTTACTACCTTGACCTCCAAGCAATCTCTTTAGGTCAAAAACTTCTCGATATCAAACCCGGTGTTTTCAAGAGATTTGGGTCTCAAGGAGGTACCGTCATCGACACGGGATGCTCACCAACGATCCTAGCCAGAGATGCTTACGACACACTCTTTGAAGAAATAAACTTCCTTCTTGGAGATGTTCTCACACGCGTTAAAGATTGGGATCAGTACACTAAACCTTGCTACGAAGGGAACATGAAAGGTAATTTTATAGGGTTTCCCGTCGTCACATTTCATTTCGCCGGCGGCGCTGAGCTGACGTTAGACTTTGAGAGTTTGTTTGTTgaaagtgaagatggagagagCTTTTGCTTGGCTATGAGTATGAACACTTTAGATGATATGAGTGTTATTGGTGCCATGGCTCAGCAGCATTATAATGTTGGTTATGATCTTCTAACCATGAATGTTTATTTCCAAAGAACTGATTGTGAGATTCTTGATTCCTAA